Proteins from one Anopheles nili chromosome 2, idAnoNiliSN_F5_01, whole genome shotgun sequence genomic window:
- the LOC128721000 gene encoding acyl carrier protein, mitochondrial isoform X2 — MASLVNSVRGLTCRNTSLLRCMLLRSVSSSATAVRRDRCNQKILTAPAGAPHPALLSPFEPKQNGQWQLEIIRKYSAKEPLTLQLIKERVLLVLKLYDKVNPEKLSLESHFINDLGLDSLDHVEVIMAMEDEFGFEIPDGDAEKLFRPADIVQYIADKEDIYE; from the exons ATGGCATCGCTGGTGAATAGTGTTCGAGGCTTGACTTGCCGGAATACGTCGCTGCTCCGCTGCATGCTTTTGCGATCGGTGTCTTCTTCGGCCACCGCGGTGCGAAGAGATCGGTGTAATCAGAAGATTTTGACAGCCCCGGCCGGAGCTCCGCATCCTGCGCTGCTCTCCCCCTTTGAG CCGAAA CAAAATGGTCAATGGCAACTAGAGATAATTAGAAAATACAGTGCTAAAGAACCGCTGACGCTTCAGCTCATCAAAGAACGGGTTCTTCTGGTGCTCAAGCTATACGACAAAGTAAATCCAGAGAAG CTGTCACTGGAATCGCACTTTATTAACGACCTCGGACTAGATTCGTTGGATCATGTTGAAGTGATAATGGCCATGGAAGACGAATTTG GATTTGAAATTCCCGATGGCGATGCAGAAAAGCTTTTTAGACCTGCCGACATTGTCCAGTACATCGCTGACAAAGAGGATATCTATGAATAA
- the LOC128721000 gene encoding acyl carrier protein, mitochondrial isoform X1: MASLVNSVRGLTCRNTSLLRCMLLRSVSSSATAVRRDRCNQKILTAPAGAPHPALLSPFEQNGQWQLEIIRKYSAKEPLTLQLIKERVLLVLKLYDKVNPEKLSLESHFINDLGLDSLDHVEVIMAMEDEFGFEIPDGDAEKLFRPADIVQYIADKEDIYE; this comes from the exons ATGGCATCGCTGGTGAATAGTGTTCGAGGCTTGACTTGCCGGAATACGTCGCTGCTCCGCTGCATGCTTTTGCGATCGGTGTCTTCTTCGGCCACCGCGGTGCGAAGAGATCGGTGTAATCAGAAGATTTTGACAGCCCCGGCCGGAGCTCCGCATCCTGCGCTGCTCTCCCCCTTTGAG CAAAATGGTCAATGGCAACTAGAGATAATTAGAAAATACAGTGCTAAAGAACCGCTGACGCTTCAGCTCATCAAAGAACGGGTTCTTCTGGTGCTCAAGCTATACGACAAAGTAAATCCAGAGAAG CTGTCACTGGAATCGCACTTTATTAACGACCTCGGACTAGATTCGTTGGATCATGTTGAAGTGATAATGGCCATGGAAGACGAATTTG GATTTGAAATTCCCGATGGCGATGCAGAAAAGCTTTTTAGACCTGCCGACATTGTCCAGTACATCGCTGACAAAGAGGATATCTATGAATAA
- the LOC128720994 gene encoding inositol monophosphatase 2-like — MGDEREIKDAFDAAVALVKQCSEIIVDGYRTASMRVEVKGKHWDLVTEYDQRVEDVLITGLRKRFPHHRFCAEESSFASGEQVKLSSDPTWIIDPIDGTVNFVRGIPFTCISVALAVNGELQIGIISNPSNNELYTAIKGQGSFLNGRRIKTRATEQLKDALVGHEFSIGSYLPIRAALFERGQRFIAECLGLRAFGSAALSLAYIASGQIDAYSIQYLKPWDIAAGALLIQEAGGTVTNITGGKYDIMKPDIVAASSKSLAMQILQIVREVDNDLKQLEQM; from the exons ATGGGCGACGAACGAGAGATAAAAGATGCCTTTGATGCAGCAGTTGCATTGGTGAAACAATGCAGCGAAATAATAGTGGACGGCTACCGTACCGCTTCCATGCGGGTCGAGGTGAAAGGCAAACATTGGGACCTAGTGACCGAGTACGATCAACGCGTGGAGGATGTGCTGATTACCGGACTTCGAAAACGTTTCCCACATCATAGGTTTTGTGCGGAAGAATCGTCGTTTGCAAGTGGCGAACAAGTTAAACTTAGTTCTGACCCTACATGGATAATCGATCCAATAGATGGTACAGTCAACTTCGTACGAGGAATACCGTTCACGTGCATTTCTGTCGCTTTAGCCGTTAATGGTGAACTACAAATTGGTATCATATCTAATCCTTCTAACAATGAGCTTTATACCGCTATCAAGGGACAAGGATCATTCTTGAATGGGCGTCGCATCAAAACACGTGCCACGGAACAG CTAAAAGATGCCCTCGTAGGCCACGAATTTTCAATAGGCAGTTATTTACCAATACGAGCAGCTCTATTCGAACGAGGTCAACGATTCATTGCCGAATGTTTGGGTTTACGTGCGTTCGGTTCTGCTGCCCTTTCCTTGGCATATATCGCTAGTGGACAGATAGACGCTTATAGCATACAATATCTAAAACCGTGGGATATAGCAGCAGGCGCATTATTGATTCAAGAAGCAGGAGGCACAGTAACCAACATTACTGGAGGGAAATATGACATAATGAAGCCCGATATTGTTGCTGCTAGTAGTAAGTCATTGGCTATGCAGATACTGCAGATTGTACGTGAAGTTGACAATGATTTAAAACAACTGGAACAAATGTAA